The Calditerrivibrio sp. DNA window GGAGTGAAAGAGTCATACAATGGTATGATTTTTATTCAAACAGTTTTAATAGTATATTTCACAACCATATTCTAAAACCGTTAAATTACATCTTGTTAGGATTTATTCCTGCTTTTAGCGTAAAATATGATTTGGGGAGTACTTTTGTGAGCTTTTATTCTGAATATTTTTTTATTTTTTTAGCGATAATATATGTTGTTTTGATGTTACTGCCTGTTGTTATGTCATATCAGATAATGCTAAAATACGATTTTAAAATGAATATTTTCATTTTGTTTGCTGTGTCTATCTCATATTCATTAAAAAGTATCACTGATGGTGGAGTTCTTTCTGGGTATACTATTGTAGCTTACTTTATTGTGTTTAATCTAATGTTGATGAAGGATAAAAGAGAATTTGACAGTTTTTGGAGAAGAAAATATTATTTTTTAATTTTGCTTTTTATTTTTAATGTATTGATTGTTTTATTTCGATTTAAAAAAGATGATCTTTACTTTGGTGATTTAGTTTTTATATATATCTTTTTTCTTTTACTTATCTATTGGGATTGTCTTAAGAAAAGGCAGTTTGTGGTCATTGTTGTAGTTGCCTACTTCTTTTTTAGCATCTTTTTTAGCTATTTTACAACGCATCATTGTGTATTTGAAAGAGGGGATTTCTATGTTTATTCAATCAGTAGTGATTTAGAGATAAAAAGATTAAGTTATTACTCAGTCAGTCCATATCAGATATATTTAAGTTTTTTGGAAGATATATATAAAACAAAGAAGATACTAATTTTTGATAGAGATAGTAAGGGGAGTTTTCTAATAAGTTTACAAATAATCCCCTTATATTTATCTAATAGGGGTATCTTCAGAGAAACAGATATTATATCTCTAAAAAGTATAAATAAAACAGATAATGAAAGGCTTAAGTTAACTTTTGAAATGAAAATACCACATTATTTAAATTCGAATGAAAGATGTGATTTGGTTGTTAAAAACAATTTTTATGTTATTTTACATACAATAAATAATTATTTGCAAATGAGTGGTTTTAAAGAATATATTATGATATTAAAATAAAGATGTTAGATTTAGAGGTGGATTGCTCCACCTCTTTTTTATTCTATTTCCTCGAGGATATCGAGCTTTATGCTTAGTTCTTTGAGCTGTTTTGAATCTACTTTGTTGGGAGCATCGCTCATAAGGCAGGTTGCTCTTTGGGTTTTTGGAAAAGCTATAACATCTCTAATGGAATCTGCACCAGCCAGTATTGCAGCAATTCTGTCAACTCCAAATGCAATGCCACCATGGGGTGGTGTACCATATTTGAGAGCTTCAATGAAGAAACCAAATTTTAGATCGCACTCCTCTTTGGTTAGTCCAAGAATATTAAACATCTTTTCTTGAATATCGCTTCTATGGATCCTTATACTCCCACCACCTATTTCTGATCCGTTTAAAACAAGATCATATGCTTTTGCTCTTATCTTTAATGGATCTGTATCAAAAAGTGGTATATCCTCATCTACAGGGGCAGTAAAAGGATGGTGAACGGCTGCATACCTCTTTTCCTCTTTATCCCACTCTAAAAGAGGAAAATCTATGACCCAGGTGAAATTGTATTTATTCTTATCGATGAGGCCAAGTCTTCTACCAAGCTCAAGTCTGACCTTTGACATGAAAAGGTTTACTGTGGACTTTTCACCGGCGCCGAAAAATATTATATCCCCTACCTGGGCATCCATAGCATCAAGGATCTTGTTTGTTATCTGTTCCCCTAAAAACTTTGTGATTGGTGATTGGAGACCATCTTCGTTAACTTTTATATAAGCGAGCCCTTTGGCACCTAAAGATATTGCATATTCTGTGATCTCATCAATCTCTTTTCTACTAAACTTTCCAGCACCTTTGGCATTTATCGCTTTAACAATACCACCCTCTTTGAGGGCATCAGTAAATACCTTAAATTCACAATCCTTTACTAAATCATTGATTGTTTTTGTGAAAAGTTCAAACCTTGTGTCTGGTGCATCGTGGCTGTATTTCTCCATAGCTTCAGCATACGTCATAACTGGGAAGGGTCTTTGAACTTCTACACCAGCAATCTTTCTAAAGATCTCCACAAAAAGCCCCTCTATGAGATCCATAAGGTCATTTCTATCTATAAACGACATCTCCATATCAAGCTGTGTGAATTCAGGCTGTCTATCTGCTCTTAAATCTTCATCCCTAAAACATCTTACTACTTGGAAATATCTATCATAGCCTGAAATCATGAGAAGTTGTTTAAACATCTGGGGTGATTGGGGTAGTGCGTAGAATTTTCCTGGGTTCACTCTACTCGGTACCAGGTAGTCCCTTGCGCCTTCAGGGGTACTTTTGGTTAAGAATGGTGTTTCGATATCCAAAAACCCTTTACTGTAAAGGTATTCCCGCATTGTTCTTGTTAAATTATGTCTCATGATTATGTTTTTTTGCAGATTTGGTCTTCTTAAGTCCAAATATCTATATTTAAGTCTAACATCCTCACCAACGTTGGTATTTTCTTCTATCTGGAAGGGGGGGGTTTTAGCGTTATTTAATATTTTTATCTCGTTGACAATTATTTCGACTTCGCCTGTGGGGATTTTGTCGTTTATAGTCCCCTCTGGTCTTCTTTCTACTTTCCCTTTTACAGCAATAACATATTCACTCCGTACAGCTTCGGCTATTGTGTGTGCTTCAGCACTTATCTCTGGGTTTAAAACCACCTGTAATATGCCCGTCCTATCTCTTAAATCTATAAAGATTACTCCACCATGATCCCTTCTTCTATGGACCCACCCCATTGCGCAAATATTTTCTCCAATATTGGTAGCATTTAGTTCTCCACAGTAGTGTGTTCTTCTCCAATCACCTAATAACGATAGCATAAAAGCCTCCTTGTATTACCTTATATATTCTAAAATGTTTTCTCTTTTTACTTCCTTTTGTTCTCCAGTGTACATATTTTTTATCTGGACTGTTCCATTATTTTTTTCCTCTGTTCCAATTATTATTGTAAAATCTGCACAGAACTTATCTGCTTTTTTAAACTGACTTTTAAAGCTACTTAAATCATAGTCATAGCCTACTATGAAGTTATTTTTCCATAACATATTCAAAATTTCAAAACCCTCTTGGAGAGTTTCTTCGAAGAAAACAACATATATTTTTATATCTTTGTTGAATGTTAACTGTTTATCCATCATAAGGTTTACCAGTCTGTCTACACCAATGGCATATCCTATGCCTGGTACATCAGGTCCTCCAAGTGTCTTTACAAGACCGTCATATCTACCTCCGCCACCCACTGCATTACTGGCACCTAATTTGTCTGTAACAAACTCAAATGCTGTACGGACATAATAATCAAGCCCTCTTACCATAAAAGGGTTTATTTTATATTTTAGGTTGAAAAGGGAAAGGTAATATTGGGTTTTATGAAAATGATTGTGGCATTCTTCACACAAATATTGAATCATGATAGGTGCATCTTTTATAGTTTTTTTACATGATTCATTTTTGCAATCAAGAACTCTTAAAGGGTTTTTCTCTACTCTGTTTAGACAATCTGGGCATAGATACTGTCTTTGATCTGATAAAAAGGATATGAGCTTTTCTTTATAATTTGGTCTACAAGAAGGGCAGCCGATGGAGTTTATATTTAGTACTACTAAATCACTTACATTGCATACCTCAAAAATATCTGACATTGTTTTGATAACTTCTGCATCGACAGCTGGTGCTGATGATCCAAAAACCTCAACCCCTACTTGATAAAACTGCCTAAACCTACCCTTTTGAGGGCGTTCCCTTCTAAACATTGGACCATAATAGTAGTATTTTGATATGTTTTTACCTGTATAAAGCTTATTTTCAATATAAGCTCTTACTAATGATGCTGTCCCCTCTGGCCTTAGAGCAAGTCTATCACCACCTTTATCATCAAAAACAAACATCTCTTTTTCCACAATATCAGTTGTTGCTCCTATTCCCCGTTGAAACAGCTCCACTTTTTCTAAAATGGG harbors:
- the aspS gene encoding aspartate--tRNA ligase, with product MLSLLGDWRRTHYCGELNATNIGENICAMGWVHRRRDHGGVIFIDLRDRTGILQVVLNPEISAEAHTIAEAVRSEYVIAVKGKVERRPEGTINDKIPTGEVEIIVNEIKILNNAKTPPFQIEENTNVGEDVRLKYRYLDLRRPNLQKNIIMRHNLTRTMREYLYSKGFLDIETPFLTKSTPEGARDYLVPSRVNPGKFYALPQSPQMFKQLLMISGYDRYFQVVRCFRDEDLRADRQPEFTQLDMEMSFIDRNDLMDLIEGLFVEIFRKIAGVEVQRPFPVMTYAEAMEKYSHDAPDTRFELFTKTINDLVKDCEFKVFTDALKEGGIVKAINAKGAGKFSRKEIDEITEYAISLGAKGLAYIKVNEDGLQSPITKFLGEQITNKILDAMDAQVGDIIFFGAGEKSTVNLFMSKVRLELGRRLGLIDKNKYNFTWVIDFPLLEWDKEEKRYAAVHHPFTAPVDEDIPLFDTDPLKIRAKAYDLVLNGSEIGGGSIRIHRSDIQEKMFNILGLTKEECDLKFGFFIEALKYGTPPHGGIAFGVDRIAAILAGADSIRDVIAFPKTQRATCLMSDAPNKVDSKQLKELSIKLDILEEIE
- the hisS gene encoding histidine--tRNA ligase, encoding MFTRVKGFRDIYGEEITYWSKVESAFVEIFRRYDYTEFKLPILEKVELFQRGIGATTDIVEKEMFVFDDKGGDRLALRPEGTASLVRAYIENKLYTGKNISKYYYYGPMFRRERPQKGRFRQFYQVGVEVFGSSAPAVDAEVIKTMSDIFEVCNVSDLVVLNINSIGCPSCRPNYKEKLISFLSDQRQYLCPDCLNRVEKNPLRVLDCKNESCKKTIKDAPIMIQYLCEECHNHFHKTQYYLSLFNLKYKINPFMVRGLDYYVRTAFEFVTDKLGASNAVGGGGRYDGLVKTLGGPDVPGIGYAIGVDRLVNLMMDKQLTFNKDIKIYVVFFEETLQEGFEILNMLWKNNFIVGYDYDLSSFKSQFKKADKFCADFTIIIGTEEKNNGTVQIKNMYTGEQKEVKRENILEYIR